The stretch of DNA TTGACTTGCCTCCAGGAACAGGTGATGTTGCATTAGATGTTCACACAATGCTTCCAACGTGTAAAGAAATTATCGTTTCCACTCCACATCCAACCGCAGCGTTTGTTGCTGCTCGCGCAGGTGCAATGGCGTTAAAAACGGATCATGAAATTTTAGGTGTTATTGAAAATATGTCTTATTATGTTAGTAAAGTAACAGGTGAAAAAGAGTATGTATTTGGCAAAGGCGGGGGAGAAAAGCTAGCAGAGGAGCTTCAAGTTCCACTACTTGGACAAATTCCATTGCAGCAGCCAGATTGGAATGAAGACGATTTTGCACCATCTGTATATGATCAAGAGCATCCAATTGGTGAAATTTATATGCAAATTGCTAAAAAAGTTGCAGATTTAGCTTAAAAAATGCAAGAAAATCCATCTACTTTTAAGTGGATGGATTTTTTAGTTATTCCTATTAAGAAAGAATAACGTGTCAGCGAAATCATTAATTAAAGTGAACATCCTAAATGTAAGTCGGGCTGCGTCTTTTTTCATCTAAAGCGTATATGTCCGGGTTTTATGATTCACTATCTTCTTGTTGACCACTTGAAGAACCTTCTGTAGATTGCTGATCCCCACCACCGCCTCCACCTTGTTGTTGAGCATTCATTTCTTGGGCAGCCTTTAACAGTGTTTCTTCTATCTTCTTTTTAAATAGTGGACTTGTAAACGTATCGGTTATAACAGTTTGTAAATGTTTGCGAAATTCTTGGCTCTTTATGACAGTCAACATCTCTTCTTCTACTTTTGGATCTTTTAAAATGTCGATCATCATTTCTTGGTATTCTGGATCCTTCATTAATCCTTTAATAACTTTTTCATGTTCTTTTTGCAATGTTTTCGCAAAGCTTTCCGCAAATTTAGGATCTTCAAATGTTTTTTTCCAAAACTCTTTGCCTTTGTCAGATGTCAGGGTTTTTTCAATCGTCTCTTTTACTTTTTGTTGATCCAGAACTAAATTTTGCTGCATTGATTCATCCTTCATCACTTCTTGGATGGCTTTTTTACCGTCATCCGTTTTTAATATATCAACAACCATTTTTTTTGTTTCGTCATAATCCATTTGTCCGCCAGTTTGCTCATTCCCCGCACACCCTATTAAAGAGAGTGAAGATAAAATGAATATTGTTAGGAGGAGCGGAATTTTGCTTATCATGATGAATTAGCTCCTTTCCAAAAATCATTCCTATTTTTAGAATGAAGAAACGAGAGAATTTTTATGCGAAAAAGTTTTTCCTTATGGTAATATACATAAAGAATAGTTCAAACTTAACAAAGGATCATTAAGAATTTGGAGGATTTTGCAGTGAATAGTCGTAATTGGGTACGCTTATTTTTATCAACTTTACTTGTTGGTGGAATCGTCACAGGCATTGTTGGCTTTTTATTACGCTGGGATGAGTATAAAATACTTTTTATGAATTTTGATATAAGTGAAATTTTGGCCGTTTTATTCTGGCTTATAGGTGTAGGTTTTATTTTTAGCATTATAAGTCAAATGGGCTTTTTTGCTTATTTAACGGTTCATCGTTTTGGACTCGGTGTTTTTCGAACGGCTTCGTTATGGAATGCAGTTCAATTAGTATTAATTGCCTTCGTATTATTTGATTTAGTTTATTTTCGTTATCAAATTTTTGCTGAAGAGGGAGAAACGATAATTCCTTATTTTATGGTAGCTCTGGGGATCTTCCTTTTCGGTTTAGTCATTGCCTTTTTAAAGAAAAAACAAACAAATAAAGAAGCCTTTATCCCAGCATTATTTTTCATGGTTGTCGTTTCCGTTGTAGAGTGGATGCCTGCCATTCAAGTAAATGAAAAAGACTGGCTATATTTAATGATTATCCCGATATTAGTTTGCAATGCATACCAATTGCTGATTTTGCCGAAGTTAACTAGTAACACAAATAAAAAGAGCTAAGAGAGTTTTCTTAGCTCTTTTTGG from Bacillus alveayuensis encodes:
- a CDS encoding KinB signaling pathway activation protein (product_source=KO:K06349; cath_funfam=1.10.287.70; cog=COG0474; ko=KO:K06349; pfam=PF14089; smart=SM01251; superfamily=81490; transmembrane_helix_parts=Inside_1_6,TMhelix_7_29,Outside_30_48,TMhelix_49_71,Inside_72_77,TMhelix_78_100,Outside_101_114,TMhelix_115_137,Inside_138_145,TMhelix_146_168,Outside_169_172,TMhelix_173_192,Inside_193_203), which translates into the protein MNSRNWVRLFLSTLLVGGIVTGIVGFLLRWDEYKILFMNFDISEILAVLFWLIGVGFIFSIISQMGFFAYLTVHRFGLGVFRTASLWNAVQLVLIAFVLFDLVYFRYQIFAEEGETIIPYFMVALGIFLFGLVIAFLKKKQTNKEAFIPALFFMVVVSVVEWMPAIQVNEKDWLYLMIIPILVCNAYQLLILPKLTSNTNKKS
- a CDS encoding spore germination protein D (product_source=KO:K06294; cath_funfam=1.10.10.720; cleavage_site_network=SignalP-noTM; ko=KO:K06294; smart=SM00727; superfamily=56209), with the protein product MISKIPLLLTIFILSSLSLIGCAGNEQTGGQMDYDETKKMVVDILKTDDGKKAIQEVMKDESMQQNLVLDQQKVKETIEKTLTSDKGKEFWKKTFEDPKFAESFAKTLQKEHEKVIKGLMKDPEYQEMMIDILKDPKVEEEMLTVIKSQEFRKHLQTVITDTFTSPLFKKKIEETLLKAAQEMNAQQQGGGGGGDQQSTEGSSSGQQEDSES